CTCATCAACGGCGGCCCCTACGGCAACGGCACCGCGATCTTCACCAACGACGGCGGCGCCGCGCGACGCTTCCAGCAGGACGTCGAGGTCGGCATGGTCGGCATCAACGTGCCGATCCCGGTGCCGGTTGCCTACCACTCCTTCGGTGGCTGGAAGGCGTCACTGTTCGGCGACGCCAAGGCCTACGGGCCGTCCGGCGTCGACTTCTTCACGCGCGAGAAGGCGATCACCTCCCGCTGGCTCGACCCGAGCCAGACCAGCAGCGGGCTCAACCTGGGGTTCCCGCAGAACGAGTAGGTCGTGTGGGTGTGGGTGTGGGTGTGGGTGTGGGTGTGGCGGCCAACTCGCGCAATCGAACGAGTTGGTCGGCCGCACCAGCCGCGGCTCCTGGGCAACTCGTTCAATCGAACGAGTTGGCATCGGATCGGCCGGATTCGGGCCCCCGACCCGTTCGATTGCGCGAGTTGGTCGACCCACCCACCCACCCCCACCGCGTCAGTCGATGGTCGTGCCGCGCGGCACCGCGCAGGTCTCCTGGGCCGCCTCGAGCTCGGCGGCCGCGGGGTCGGTCCCGAAGCGGCCGGTGAGCGTGGCGACGAGCGCCTGGCGCACCCGGTCGGGGGGGACGGCGGCGTCCAGGCACGAGGCGACGGTGGCCGGGTCGAGCTCGGGGTCGCGGGCGACCGCGACGCGCGCGGCGACCTCGGCGTACGACGTGCAGGAGCCCATCGCGTCGACCCAGGCGTCGGCGACGGTGACGTCGAGCATGGGCGTCACGTCGGTGGCCAAGCCGTCGTCGCGGACCAGGCCCGCCTCGACGAGCTCGTCGAGGGAGAGCCGGTCGGCGAGGGCGGCGGCGAAGCACTCGCCCTCGGCCAGGACGTCGGCCGACGGCGAGGGGCCGGCGTACAGCGAGGCGAGGCCGGCCCGGACCCGGTCGGGGGAGGGATCGCGGTCGTCGCTCTGGGAGACGTCGGCGTTGCAGGCCGACAGCGCGAGGGTCGTCGCCGCGGCCGTCAGCAGGGCCAGGACGGGACGCACGACGTCGATCCTCCCACGCACGGATAGCGTGCCTGACGTGGACTTCGCCCCTTCTGCCCAAGCCGCCGACCTCACCGAGCGCGTACGCGCGTTCCTGGCCGAGGAGCTCGAGCCCGTCGAGCGCGACTACCACCGCGACCTCGCCGCCGCGCGGCTCGCGGGCACCGCCTGGCAGCCGCTGCCGCTGATCGAGGAGCTCAAGACCAAGGCGCGCGAGCGCGGCTTGTGGAACCTCTTCCTCCCCGCCGGGCACAGCGACCCGTACGGCGAGGGCCTGAGCAACGTCGACTACGCGCCGATCGCCGAGCTGACCGGCCGCTCCGCGATCGCGCCGCTCGTCCTCAACTGCAACGCCCCCGACACCGGCAACATGGAGGTGCTGCTCAAGTACGGCACCGAGGCGCAGAAGCAGGAGTGGCTCGAGCCGCTGCTCGCCGGCGAGATCCGCAGTGCGTTCGCGATGACCGAGCCCGACGTCGCCTCCTCCGACGCCACCAACATGGCCGCGACGGCGGTCGTCGACGGCGACGAGATGGTCATCAACGGCCGCAAGTGGTGGACCTCCGGCATCGGCCACCCCGACTGCCGCGTGATGATCTTCATGGGCCTCACCGACCCCGACGCCGACCGGCACCACCAGCACACCATGGTGCTCGTGCCGCGTGACGCCCCGGGCGTGAAGGTCGAGCGGATGCTGTCGACGATGGGCTTCCAGGACGAGCCGCTCGGCCACGGCGAGGTGTCGTTCACCGACGTCCGGGTGCCGCTGACCAACGTCATCGGTGGTCCGGGCGAGGCGTTCGCGATCGCCCAGGGTCGCCTCGGGCCGGGCCGCGTCCACCACTGCATGAGGCTGATCGGCCTCGCCGAGCTGGCCCTCGAGCTGGCCTGCAAGCGGGCCCTGGAGCGCACCGCGTTCGGCAAGCCGATCGCCAACCTCGGCGGCAACCGCGAGCGCATCGCCGAGGCCCGCATCGCCATCGACTCGGTGCGGCTCCTGGTGCTCAACGCCGCCTGGAAGCTCGACCAGGGCGGCCCGCTCAACGCGCTGTCCGAGGTTGCCCAGATCAAGGTCTCGGCGCCCAACGTCGCCCAGCAGGTGATCGACATGGCCATCCAGCTGCACGGCGGCGGCGGCCTGTCCGACGACCACCCGCTCGCCGGCGCCTGGACCACGGCCCGCGCGCTGCGCCTGGCCGACGGCCCCGACGAGGTGCACCGCGGCGTCGTCGCGCGCCTCGAGCTCGGCAAGTACGGCGCCCGCCGGTGACCGGGCCGACCCCTGACCCCTCCAGCTCGGCGGTCCGCGACGAGGACGCCTTCGACGTCCCCGCGGTGGCGGCGTACCTCGGGCGTGGCCCCATCGCCGGCGTCCGCCAGTTCCGCGGCGGCGCCAGCAACCTCACCTACCTCCTGCAGTACGACGCCGACGTGACCGGGCAGCCCGACCTGGTCCTGCGGCGTCCGCCGGCCGGCGCCAAGGCCAGGGGCGCCCACGACATGGCCCGCGAGCACGACGTCCAGGCCGCGCTCGCGCCGGTGTTTCCCCAGGTGCCCGCGATGGTCGCGCTGTGCACCGACGAGTCCGTCATCGGCAGCGAGTTCTACGTCATGGAGAAGGTCGCGGGCGCCATCCCGCGCCAGGACTTCGGCTTCCCGGTCTCGCCCGAGCAGGCCGACAACCTCTGCGACCGCGCTCTCGACACCCTCGTCGCCCTCCACGGCGTCGACGTCGACGCGGTACCGGCCCTGACCGCGCTCAACCGGGGTGACGGCTACGTCGCCCGGCAGGTCGGCGGCTGGACCAGGCGGTTCGCCGACGCGCGTACCGACGACACCGGCGACTGGAGCGACGTGCTCGCCTGGCTCGACGAGCACCAGCCGGCCGACGTCGCCCAGCGGCTCATCCACAACGACTTCCGGCTCGACAACCTCGTCCTCGACCCCGACACCCTCGGCGTACGCGCCGTCCTCGACTGGGAGATGGCGACCGTCGGCGACCCGCTGATGGACCTCGGCGGCGCGCTGGCCTACTGGGTCGAGGCGACCGACGACGAGGTGTTCCAGCTCTTCCGCCGCCAGCCGACCACGACCCCCGGCATGTGGACCCGCGACCGTCTCGTCGACGCCTACCTCGAGCGCTCCGGGCTGTCGCTGCCTGACGGCGGCTGGCGGTTCTACGAGGTGTTCGGGCTGTTCCGGCTCGCCGTGATCGCCCAGCAGATCTGGTACCGCTACGTGCACCGGCAGACCACCAACGAGTCCTACGCCGTCTTCGGGCCGGCCGTCGGCTACCTCGAGACCCGCTGCCGCGGGCTGCTCAGCGGCGGGGCGAGCTGATGGGGGTCGTGCTGCTGGTCCGCCACGGCCAGGCGTCCTTCGGGGCCGACGACTACGACGTGCTGTCCCCGACCGGGTGGGAGCAGGGCCGGGCCCTCGGCTCGTGGCTGACCGGCGCGGGGGTCTCCCCGACGTCGCTGTGGCGGGGCGACATGCGCCGGCACCGCGAGACGCTCGAGGCCATGACTCAGACGGCCGGCTGGACCGACCTGCCCGAGGCGACGGTCGACCCCGAGTGGGACGAGTTCGACCACCTCGGCATCGTCGCGGGCTTCGCCGAGCTCACCGACGCCTTCGGAGGAGGAGGCGCCCCGACCGACCGGCGCGCCTTCCAGCGGGTCTTCGAGCAGGCCACCGCGCGGTGGACCGCCGGCGAGGGCGAGTACGACGAGACGTGGGCCGGGTTCGTGGCCCGCGTGCGCTCCGCGCTGGCCCGGGTCGCGGCGTCGGCCGGCTCGGGCGAGACCGCCGTCGTCGTCACCTCCGGCGGCGTGATCGCGGTGCTCGCGGCCGCGCTCGTCGACCCCGACGACGAGGACCCGGCCGCGCTGGCTCGCCGGTGGTCGCGCCTCAACGCGGTGACCGTCAACTCGTCGGTGACCCGCCTCGTGGTCGGCTCGACCGGCGCCCGGGTGCTCACCTTCAACGAGCACGCCCACCTCGGCGGCGACCTGCTCACCTACCGCTGATGACGCTCGAGCCGCAGGGCGTGGTCGTCGTGGTCGGCGGGATCAACCAGGACGTCGTCGTGCGAGCCGAGCGTCGTCCGGGTGCCGGCGAGACCGTGGTCGGCGACGGCCCGGCGGTGGTCCCGGGCGGCAAGGGAGCCAACACGGCCGTCGCGGCGGCCCGGGCCGGGGCGTCGGTGGTGATGTGCGGCGCCGTCGGCGACGACGACGCGGGCCGGGCCCAGGTCGTCGCCCTCGCCGCCGAGCACGTCGACACTCGCGGCGTACGGGAGCGGGTCGGCACGGCCACCGGCGTCGCGATGATCGTGGTGACGCCCGACGGCGAGAACTCCATCGCCGTGGGCCGCGGCGCCAACGCGACCGTCACCGGGCCCGACGTACGCCGGGCCTGCGCCGGCGCCGCGGTGGTGCTCGCGCAGACCGAGGTCGGCGCGGAGCCGGCCGACTGGGCCGCGGCGGCCTGCGCCGGACGGTTCGTGCTGAGCCTGGCGCCGGTGCTCCCGCTGCGCGCCGAGACCCTCGCACTGGCCGACCCGGTGGTGCTCAACGAGACGGAGGCGGCCGAGGTCGTCGGTCGTGCGGCCGACGACCCCGCCGCGGCGGTGCTCGCGGCGACGGGCGCGCGAGCGGTCGTGGTCACCCTCGGCGCCCGCGGCGCGGCCTGGGCGGACGGTGCCTCGTCGGGCCGGGTCGCCGGCCACCTCGTCGCGGCCGACGACGTCGTTGACACCACGGGCGCCGGCGACTGCTTCACCGGCACCCTCGCCGCCCGACTCGCAGCCGGTGACAGCCTCGAGCTGGCGGTCACGGTCGCGGTGGCGGCCGCCGCTGAGTCGGTACGCCGGCCCGGCGCCCGGCGCCCGGGGCTGAGCGACGGGGGTCAGTCGGGCACGCCGTAGGTTCGCCGGATGAGCCAGACGCTGCGCGTGGTGGGCCGGGTGCTGCTCGCCGCGGCGCTCGGCGTCGCCGGGATCGCCCACTTCGCCCGGACCGACGAGTTCCTGGGCCAGGTCCCGACGTTCCTGCCGTGGCGCGACGCGATCGTGATCGTCTCCGGGGTCGTGGAGCTCATCCTGGCGATCGCGCTGCTGACGCTGCGCGGCAAGCGGCTCGCGCTGCTGGGGTGGGTGGTCGCGCTCTTCTTCGTCGCCGTCTTCCCCGGCAACGTGTGGCAGGCCGTCCACGGGTCGTCCTCCTTCGGCCTCGACACGACCACGAGCCGCGTCGTACGGCTGTTCTTCCAGCCGCTGCTCGTCGTCTGGGCGCTGTGGTGCACGGGGGCCTGGGCGCGGCGGGACCGGTGGCGCCCGACCCGCGCAATCGAACGGGTTGAGGGGTCCTAAGGGGGCATGGCGGATCCGACTCGTTCGATTGAACGGGTTGGTGGGCCCTGAGGGGTCGGGCCGGCGCCGACTCGTTCGATTGCACGAGTTGACCCCGGACTTAAAGTCAGGCTTGACTGTTTGTTGATCGGTGCGGCATCGTCGAGGACGTGACCACCGTCCCGACCACCCGCGTCCCGCAGGAGGAGCGCACCCGGGCAATGCGGGCGCGGCTGCTCGAGGCGACCGTCGACTGCCTGGTCGAGCGCGGCTTCACCGGTACGTCGACCACGCTGGTCTCCGAGCGGGCCGGGGTGAGTCGGGGTGCGCAGCTGCACCACTTCCCGAGCAAGAACGCCCTGGTGCTGGCCGCCGTCGAGCACCTCACGGTGGTGCGCGGCGCCGAGCTGGCCGCCGCCGCCGCGCGGCTGCCGACCGGCGCGACCCGCACCCGGGCGGTCCTCGAGATGCTGGGCGACCACTTCGCCTCGCCGGTGTTCTTCGCCGCGCTCGAGCTGTGGGTCGCCGCCCGCACCGACGAGGCCCTGCTGGCCGCGGTCGCCCCGCTCGAGCAGCGGGTCGGGCGCGAGGCACACCGGCTGGTCGTCGACGCCCTCGGTGCCGACGAGGCGCAGCCCGGCGTCCGCGAGCTGGTGCAGGCCACCCTCGACCTGGTCCGCGGCCTCGGCCTGGCGACCACCATCACCGACGACGCCAAGCGCCGCGGTCGCATCCTCGACCAGTGGGCCCTGGTGCTCGACACCCATCTCCAGGGGAGCCCGTCATGACGCTGCTCGACGACCTGCTCGCCGACCTCGACGCCGAGGGCGACCGCCTGCGTGAGGTCGTCGCCGTCCTCGACGCCGACGGGTGGGCCACGCCGACGCTGGCGGAGGGTTGGACCGTCGCCACCCAGGTCGCCCACCTGCTCTGGACCGACGAGGCCGCCACCGCCGCCGCCCGCGCCCACCTCGAGCCCGAGCCCTGGGACGCGATCGTGCGGGCCGGCGCGGCCGACATCGACCACTTCGTCGACGACGGCGCCCACGAGCTCGCCGCCCTCGCCCCGATCGAGCTGCTCACCGGCTGGGACGCCGCCCGCGTCGCCCTGGCCGACGCCCTGCGCGCGGTGCCCGCGGGGCAGAAGATGCCGTGGTTCGGTCCGCCGATGTCGGCGGCCTCGATGGTCACCGCACGGTTCATGGAGACCTGGGCCCACGCGCTCGACGTCCACGCCGCCCTGGGGCTCGAGGCCGAGCAGACCGACCGGATCCGCCACGTCGCCCACCTCGGCGTACGCACCCGCGGGTTCTCCTTCGTCAACCGCGGCCTCGACGTGCCGCCGGCCGACGTACGCGTCGTGCTGACCGCGCCGAGCGGCGACACCTGGGAGTGGGGCGACGCCGACGCGGCCGAGTCGGTGACCGGCAGCGCGCTCGACTTCTGCGCCCTGGTCACCCAGCGGGTCCACCGCGGCGACACCGACCTCGTCGCCGTCGGTCCCGGCGCCGACGCGTGGCTCGACGTCGCCCAGGCCTTCGCCGGGCCACCCGGACCCGGCCGTGTGTCTCGACAGGCTCGACAGCCGAGGGAGTCATCGTGAGCGTCCTGCGCATCGGCAACTGCTCCGGCTTCTACGGCGACCGCCTGTCGGCGATGCGCGAGATGCTGGAGGGGAGCGTCGACGGCCAGGGCCTCGACGTCCTCACCGGCGACTACCTCGCCGAGCTGACCATGCTGATCCTCGGCAAGGACACGATGAAGGACCCGAGCCTCGGCTACGCGCGCACCTTCGTCCGTCAGGTCGAGGACACCCTGGGCCTGGCCCTCGAGCGTGGTGTCCGCATCGTCAGCAACGCCGGGGGGCTCAACCCCGCCGGGCTCGCCGAGCGGCTGCGCGAGGTGGCCCGCGGCCTCGGCCTCGACCCCGCGATCGCCCACGTCGAGGGCGACGACGTCCGGTCGCTCTCGTTTGACGGCGCCCTGACCGCCAACGCCTACCTCGGCGGGTTCGGCATCGCCGCAGCGCTGCGCGCCGGCGCCGACATCGTGGTCACCGGCCGCGTCACCGACGCCTCGCTCGTCGTGGGCCCGGCCGTCGCCCACCACGGCTGGACCGACACGTCGTACGACGAGCTCGCCGGCGCGGTGGTCGCGGGGCACGTCCTCGAGTGCGGCACCCAGGCCACCGGCGGCAACTTCTCCGGCTTCAAGGACCTGCCCCTCGACGGCCGGCCGCTGGGCTTCCCGCTGGCCGAGATCGCCGCCGACGGGTCGTTCGTGGTGACCAAGCACGACGACACCGGCGGCGCCGTCACCGTCGACACCGTCACCGCCCAGCTGGTCTACGAGATCCAGACGACGCGCTACCTCGGACCCGACGTCACCACCCACCTCGACACGATCCGTCTCGCACCGGCCGGGCCCGACCGGGTGCGCGTCGACGGCGTCCGCGGCGAGGCCCCGCCCGAGCGGCTCAAGGTCTGCGTCAACACCCTGGGTGGGTTCCGCAACACCATGGAGCTCGTCCTCACCGGCCTCGACATCGACGCCAAGGCCGACTGGGTGCGCTCGCAGGTAGACGGCGCCCTCACCGCCGCCACCGTCAGCTGGACCCGTACCGCCCTCCCGACCCCAGGTGCCGACACCGAGGAGGGCTCGTCCTGCCTGCTGCGCGTCACCGCGATGGACGCCGAGGCCGGCCCGGTCGGCAAGGCGTTCACCGGTCCGCTCGTCGAGCTCGCGCTCGGCTCCTACCCCGGCTTCACGATGACCGCGCCGCCCGGCCCGCCGACCCCCTACGGCGTCTACCGCCCCGAGTACGTCGACCGCGCGGCCGTCACCCACACCGTCGTCCACGCCGACGGCACCCGCGAGGTCGTGGCCGACCCCCCGGCGTACGCCGTCGTCGACGAGAGCATCGGCCGCCGACCCTCGCCCTTCCCGGCCCCGCACGACACCGTCACCCGTCGGGTCCCGTTCGGGTCGTTCGTGCACGCGCGCTCCGGCGACAAGGGCGGCGACGCCAACCTCGGGCTGTGGGTCGCCCACGGGGTCTCGACAGGCTCGACCACCGAGGACGGCTCGACCACCGAGGACGGCTCGACCACCGAGGACGGCTCGACCACCGAGGACGGCGCCCTGTACGCCGCCCGCGTGACCTGGCTGTCCAAGTTCGTCACCGCGCGCCGCGTGCGCGAGCTGGTGCCGGAGGCCGCCGACCTCGAGGTCGAGGTCTACCTGCTGCCCAACCTCGGCGCCGTCAACGTGCTGATCCGCGGCCTCCTCGGCGAGGGCGTGGCCGCCTCCACCCGCTTCGACCCCCAGGCCAAGGGCCTGGGCGAGTGGGTCCGCTCGCGCTCCGTCCACATCCAAGAGGGGTTGCTGTGATGCCAGGTCGTCCCACGTCGGTCGAGGTGCGAGGAGCGCTGGCTCCGAGCCTCGAGACCGCGGCAGGAGCACACCGGCTCGACCATGACGCTGCGGTGGTCTCGAGGCTCGGCCGCGGGCGGCCTCGCACCTCGACCGACGTCGGGAAGGACCTGGCATGAGCGATCTCCACGACCTCGGCGCCGAGTTCACCCGTCGCGAGGTGCTGCCCCACCTCGACCGGTGGGAGGACGACGGCACCCTGCCGCGCGAGCTGCACCAGGCCGCGGCCAGGCAGGGCCTGCTCGGTGTCGGGTTCCCCGAGGAGGTCGGCGGCGGCGGGGGAGACCTGCTCGACACCACCGACCTGCAGGAGGGCATGTTCGCCGCGGGGGCGTCGTCCGGGCTGATGGCGGGGCTGTTCACCCACGGCATCGCGCTGCCCCATGTCGTCTCGGCGGCGATGAAGTCCGGTGACCACGACCTCGTCGACCGGTTCGTGCGCCCGACCCTGGCCGGTGAGCTGATCGGCTCGCTGGCCGTCACCGAGCCGGGTGGCGGGTCCGACGTCGCCGCCGTACGGACGACGGCCGTGCGCGGCGGCGACCACTACGTCGTCAACGGCGCCAAGACCTTCATCACCTCCGGCACCCGCGCCGACTACGTGACGACCGCCGTACGCACCGGAGGCCCGGGTCATGCCGGCCTCTCGCTGCTGGTCGTCGAGACGGACACGCCCGGCTTCACCGTCGACCGCAGTCTGCGCAAGATGGGCTGGCACTGCTCCGACACCGCCGAGCTGTCCTACGTCGACGTCCGGGTCCCGGTCGCCAACCTGGTCGGGGTGGAGGGCCACGGCTTCTACCAGATCGCCGAGCAGTTCGTCGTGGAGCGACTCGGGCTCGCGACCCACGCCTACGGCATCGCCGGCCGCGCGCTCGAGCTCACCGCGGCGTACGCCCGCCAGCGCGAGACCTTCGGCAAGCCGCTCGTCGCCAACCAGGTCGTGCGACACAAGCTGGTCGAGATGCGCCGCCAGGTCGAGGTCGCCCGGGTCTACGCCCGCGAGGTCGCGCGCCGCCACGTCGCCGGCGAGAGCGTCATCGCCGAGGCGTGCCTGGCCAAGCAGACCGCGTGCGACGCGGCGACGTACGTCGTTGACCAGGCCGTCCAGCTGCACGGCGGCGCGGGATACATGCACGGCACCGAGG
The Nocardioides plantarum genome window above contains:
- a CDS encoding acyclic terpene utilization AtuA family protein — its product is MSVLRIGNCSGFYGDRLSAMREMLEGSVDGQGLDVLTGDYLAELTMLILGKDTMKDPSLGYARTFVRQVEDTLGLALERGVRIVSNAGGLNPAGLAERLREVARGLGLDPAIAHVEGDDVRSLSFDGALTANAYLGGFGIAAALRAGADIVVTGRVTDASLVVGPAVAHHGWTDTSYDELAGAVVAGHVLECGTQATGGNFSGFKDLPLDGRPLGFPLAEIAADGSFVVTKHDDTGGAVTVDTVTAQLVYEIQTTRYLGPDVTTHLDTIRLAPAGPDRVRVDGVRGEAPPERLKVCVNTLGGFRNTMELVLTGLDIDAKADWVRSQVDGALTAATVSWTRTALPTPGADTEEGSSCLLRVTAMDAEAGPVGKAFTGPLVELALGSYPGFTMTAPPGPPTPYGVYRPEYVDRAAVTHTVVHADGTREVVADPPAYAVVDESIGRRPSPFPAPHDTVTRRVPFGSFVHARSGDKGGDANLGLWVAHGVSTGSTTEDGSTTEDGSTTEDGSTTEDGALYAARVTWLSKFVTARRVRELVPEAADLEVEVYLLPNLGAVNVLIRGLLGEGVAASTRFDPQAKGLGEWVRSRSVHIQEGLL
- a CDS encoding PfkB family carbohydrate kinase; amino-acid sequence: MTLEPQGVVVVVGGINQDVVVRAERRPGAGETVVGDGPAVVPGGKGANTAVAAARAGASVVMCGAVGDDDAGRAQVVALAAEHVDTRGVRERVGTATGVAMIVVTPDGENSIAVGRGANATVTGPDVRRACAGAAVVLAQTEVGAEPADWAAAACAGRFVLSLAPVLPLRAETLALADPVVLNETEAAEVVGRAADDPAAAVLAATGARAVVVTLGARGAAWADGASSGRVAGHLVAADDVVDTTGAGDCFTGTLAARLAAGDSLELAVTVAVAAAAESVRRPGARRPGLSDGGQSGTP
- a CDS encoding DoxX family protein, translating into MSQTLRVVGRVLLAAALGVAGIAHFARTDEFLGQVPTFLPWRDAIVIVSGVVELILAIALLTLRGKRLALLGWVVALFFVAVFPGNVWQAVHGSSSFGLDTTTSRVVRLFFQPLLVVWALWCTGAWARRDRWRPTRAIERVEGS
- a CDS encoding acyl-CoA dehydrogenase family protein, translated to MDFAPSAQAADLTERVRAFLAEELEPVERDYHRDLAAARLAGTAWQPLPLIEELKTKARERGLWNLFLPAGHSDPYGEGLSNVDYAPIAELTGRSAIAPLVLNCNAPDTGNMEVLLKYGTEAQKQEWLEPLLAGEIRSAFAMTEPDVASSDATNMAATAVVDGDEMVINGRKWWTSGIGHPDCRVMIFMGLTDPDADRHHQHTMVLVPRDAPGVKVERMLSTMGFQDEPLGHGEVSFTDVRVPLTNVIGGPGEAFAIAQGRLGPGRVHHCMRLIGLAELALELACKRALERTAFGKPIANLGGNRERIAEARIAIDSVRLLVLNAAWKLDQGGPLNALSEVAQIKVSAPNVAQQVIDMAIQLHGGGGLSDDHPLAGAWTTARALRLADGPDEVHRGVVARLELGKYGARR
- a CDS encoding TetR/AcrR family transcriptional regulator, giving the protein MTTVPTTRVPQEERTRAMRARLLEATVDCLVERGFTGTSTTLVSERAGVSRGAQLHHFPSKNALVLAAVEHLTVVRGAELAAAAARLPTGATRTRAVLEMLGDHFASPVFFAALELWVAARTDEALLAAVAPLEQRVGREAHRLVVDALGADEAQPGVRELVQATLDLVRGLGLATTITDDAKRRGRILDQWALVLDTHLQGSPS
- a CDS encoding histidine phosphatase family protein, which codes for MGVVLLVRHGQASFGADDYDVLSPTGWEQGRALGSWLTGAGVSPTSLWRGDMRRHRETLEAMTQTAGWTDLPEATVDPEWDEFDHLGIVAGFAELTDAFGGGGAPTDRRAFQRVFEQATARWTAGEGEYDETWAGFVARVRSALARVAASAGSGETAVVVTSGGVIAVLAAALVDPDDEDPAALARRWSRLNAVTVNSSVTRLVVGSTGARVLTFNEHAHLGGDLLTYR
- a CDS encoding acyl-CoA dehydrogenase family protein gives rise to the protein MSDLHDLGAEFTRREVLPHLDRWEDDGTLPRELHQAAARQGLLGVGFPEEVGGGGGDLLDTTDLQEGMFAAGASSGLMAGLFTHGIALPHVVSAAMKSGDHDLVDRFVRPTLAGELIGSLAVTEPGGGSDVAAVRTTAVRGGDHYVVNGAKTFITSGTRADYVTTAVRTGGPGHAGLSLLVVETDTPGFTVDRSLRKMGWHCSDTAELSYVDVRVPVANLVGVEGHGFYQIAEQFVVERLGLATHAYGIAGRALELTAAYARQRETFGKPLVANQVVRHKLVEMRRQVEVARVYAREVARRHVAGESVIAEACLAKQTACDAATYVVDQAVQLHGGAGYMHGTEVERHYRDARILPIGGGATEVLTDLAAKLMGYAS
- a CDS encoding TIGR03084 family metal-binding protein → MTLLDDLLADLDAEGDRLREVVAVLDADGWATPTLAEGWTVATQVAHLLWTDEAATAAARAHLEPEPWDAIVRAGAADIDHFVDDGAHELAALAPIELLTGWDAARVALADALRAVPAGQKMPWFGPPMSAASMVTARFMETWAHALDVHAALGLEAEQTDRIRHVAHLGVRTRGFSFVNRGLDVPPADVRVVLTAPSGDTWEWGDADAAESVTGSALDFCALVTQRVHRGDTDLVAVGPGADAWLDVAQAFAGPPGPGRVSRQARQPRESS
- a CDS encoding phosphotransferase family protein; protein product: MTGPTPDPSSSAVRDEDAFDVPAVAAYLGRGPIAGVRQFRGGASNLTYLLQYDADVTGQPDLVLRRPPAGAKARGAHDMAREHDVQAALAPVFPQVPAMVALCTDESVIGSEFYVMEKVAGAIPRQDFGFPVSPEQADNLCDRALDTLVALHGVDVDAVPALTALNRGDGYVARQVGGWTRRFADARTDDTGDWSDVLAWLDEHQPADVAQRLIHNDFRLDNLVLDPDTLGVRAVLDWEMATVGDPLMDLGGALAYWVEATDDEVFQLFRRQPTTTPGMWTRDRLVDAYLERSGLSLPDGGWRFYEVFGLFRLAVIAQQIWYRYVHRQTTNESYAVFGPAVGYLETRCRGLLSGGAS